The Corynebacterium felinum DNA segment CGATGGACTGTTCGGGCAAGATGCCGGTGAAGTGCCAGTTGTGCGCCTTGTCAAGGCGCATGCTGATGCCTTGGCGACGTGGTTTTTTCACAGGTGGGGTATAGCCTTCGACTAGCTGCGGGAGAAGGCGGGCAACTCGGGAGCGAAGTGAGCCTGGCTGAGGAATCAGTTGGTCTTGTTTGTTGGGTTTGAGTGATTCAATCAGTTGGTCTTGAATTGTCTCAAGCTGCTTCGGCGTGATGGCCAATAGTGGTTTGCAAAAGCCTACGATGTGCTCGATGGGGAACAGGGCTTGCTCGTAGAAATAGGCGTAGAGTGCGGGGGCATGTGTTTCGATCAGCTGGATGGAGTTGATGTATGCCATTGCAGTGGCGGGGGAGATGCCGAATCCATCGACGAGGTGCGCAATGCCTTCATCATTGTTGGGGGTAGTGGCGATTTCTTCGAGGTCTTCGCGGATTTCTTTCGCTTTGCGGAGCCGAAGTGCGTTGGTGGATTTTTCGCATCGGTAGCTGTGTGTGGTCATGGCTATTCCTTCCGTAGATGGGGGTGAAAGTGGGGTCTGCGGAGAGATTCGCAGATATATATAAAGACTTGAAATGTGCCCATTCCGTTCCCAATTACCTACTTTTGGGGGTGGGAAAGCCCCTAATAGGCTTAGTGCTAAGCGTCCATTAGGGGCTGGGTGATTCTGGAATGGTTCTAGTCTGCAACCATGGGGAATAGTTCGTATTCGGGGTGTTCTTTTTCGATGAATGCGAGTTTCCACTTATCGCCGAAGAGCGCTACGAGTTCGCCATCAGTACGGGTAAATACTTCTACGCCACGCTGTTTGGCCAGCTCTGGCGCGGTTTGTGGTGTGGTGCGACGAGCCACAGAGTAAGGGATTGGGTCGGCGACGGTTTCGACGTTGTATTCGTTTTCCATGCGCGCCATCATCACTTCGAACTGCATGGGGCCGACTGCCGCCATGACTGGTGCCGCGTCGCCACGGGCATCGTTGCGGAGGATTTGCACAACGCCTTCGGCGGCAAGCTGGTCGAGGGCTTTACGGAACTGCTTGTACTTGCCCAGGCTTTTCGCGCGGAGTGTACGGAAGTGCTCTGGGGCGAATTGTGGCATTGGTGGGTATTGGACTTTTCGTCCGGCGTAGATGGTGTCGCCGGGGGCAAGCGATCCAGCGTTGACGAGGCCGACGATGTCGCCGGGGTAGGCGGTTTCGACGGTTGAGCGTGTGCGGCCAAAAACTGTGAGCGCGTATTTTGTGCTGAAGCTACGTCCGGATTGGGCATGGGTGACTTGCATGCCACGGTCGAATTCGCCCGAGACCACGCGTATGAAAGCGAGTGAGTCGCGGTGGTTTTTGTCCATTCCAGCTTGTACTTTGAACACGACTCCGGAGAATTCGTCGCCGACTTCTCGTGCTGCGTCGAATGCTCCAGTTGCTTGTTCGGCTGCTTTTTCGTCGGAGTTACGTCCGCGCGGCGCGGGTGCAAGCGCGCAGAGGGTGTCGAGGATTTGGTGTACACCGAAGTTGAGCATGGCAGAGGCGAAGATCAGTGGTGAGGTGGTGCAGTCGAGGAAGAGATCTTGATCGTGGAGTGCGCCGTCGGCGGCGAGTAGTTCTACTTCTTCGGCGGCAGTTTCCCAAGCACCGTTTTCTTTTTCTCGTGCGCTTTCTGGGCTGTAGTGTTCTTCGGGTGCGATAGTGGAGCCGCCGGCGGTGCGTAGGAAGTGGATGTATTCTTCAGTTTCGCCGTCGTTGTTGATGCGTGCGAGTCCGCGGAAGTCGCCTGCTTCGCCTACTGGCCAGAACAGGGGGGTGGGCTGCAATCCGATTTCTTCGACGATTTCGTCGACGAGTTCGAGTGGGGTGCGACCTGGCCGGTCCCATTTGTTGATGACAGTGATAATGGGTAGTCCGCGGGCTTTACATACACGGAATAGTTTGAGTGTTTGGGGCTCGAGGCCTTTGGCGGCGTCGATAAGCATGACTGCGGCGTCGACTGCGGTGAGGACGCGGTAGGTGTCTTCGGAGAAGTCTGCGTGACCTGGGGTGTCGACGAGGTTGATCATGTATGGCTCGCCGGTGTACCCTTCGGGTGCGTATTCGAACTGTAGGGCAGAGGATGCGATGGAGATACCGCGGTCTTTTTCCATCTCCATCCAGTCGGAGACGGTTGCTTTGCGCCCTGCTTTGCCGTGGACGGCACCTGCTTCGTTGATCACGTGCGCATGCAACGCTAGTGCTTCAGTCAGGGTTGATTTACCTGCGTCGGGGTGTGCGATGACTGCGAAGGTGCGGCGACGTGATGCTTCGGAAACGGCATGCGGGGATGAGCTCATGAAGATTAAGGATAGTACATAGGGCGGTGTGCTCTTTAGTTGGTGATGCTTATCGACGTCGGGGTGGATGCATTGATGAATGCGGCGAGAATGCGTGCGAAGGGTTGGTTATAGTTTTGCACCCCTTTGGGGGTACTTGGGGGTAGTTGTGTGGGCGGTGGATTTGACCGAGTGCTGGGCTTTTCTTCTCTAGGGTTTCCATTAGTTCAAATTGTTGAAAATTATTCCCCGATAGTTATTGCAAACCATTTGCAATCGGCTACTGTGTTGCTTATGCCATCTAATGGCGTTTGTTTTCATTAAGGTTTCGTGCCTTCGACCTCAGAAAGATGCTTGAACTTAGAAATGCGCCCACACGCTTTAAGAATACTTGCGGCTGTTACCGCTTTTTCCATTATTAATCCAGCGGTTGCTTGGGCTGGCCCTGATGATGGCAAGTTTGTTGTCACCTCCACTCACGTTGATGCGCCGAAAGCGTTTTGGGACGCCAACCGAGGCTTTGATTTGAAAGTTAGCCATGGGCACGATCAAATCAAAGATTTTGAAAACGTCGTTTTGTATACCGGCAAGGGATGGGGGACTGGTGAAAAGCCTGGTGGTCCGCAGCTGTACCAATTCGAAGTCCCAAACCACAAGCTATTCGAAGATTTCAGTGGCGCGAAAGCAGGAGATATTTTCTACCTTGCGCCAGTAGTCGCTGGCACTGGCAATCACCCAATATTCTGGGGCTTTGGTTCTGGGCCACTGCCTTTGGAGGAGTTTCGCGACAAGATCGTTTCGATGAGCTTGGATAGTGTCCGAGGTCCTGGCATTGTCGAGCTGTT contains these protein-coding regions:
- a CDS encoding peptide chain release factor 3 encodes the protein MSSSPHAVSEASRRRTFAVIAHPDAGKSTLTEALALHAHVINEAGAVHGKAGRKATVSDWMEMEKDRGISIASSALQFEYAPEGYTGEPYMINLVDTPGHADFSEDTYRVLTAVDAAVMLIDAAKGLEPQTLKLFRVCKARGLPIITVINKWDRPGRTPLELVDEIVEEIGLQPTPLFWPVGEAGDFRGLARINNDGETEEYIHFLRTAGGSTIAPEEHYSPESAREKENGAWETAAEEVELLAADGALHDQDLFLDCTTSPLIFASAMLNFGVHQILDTLCALAPAPRGRNSDEKAAEQATGAFDAAREVGDEFSGVVFKVQAGMDKNHRDSLAFIRVVSGEFDRGMQVTHAQSGRSFSTKYALTVFGRTRSTVETAYPGDIVGLVNAGSLAPGDTIYAGRKVQYPPMPQFAPEHFRTLRAKSLGKYKQFRKALDQLAAEGVVQILRNDARGDAAPVMAAVGPMQFEVMMARMENEYNVETVADPIPYSVARRTTPQTAPELAKQRGVEVFTRTDGELVALFGDKWKLAFIEKEHPEYELFPMVAD